The DNA region GTGGAGAAAGAATGGCGGAGGTTTCGCTTCTCGTGACGTTGATGCTGCATCGAACGGATGGGAGGCATTGGACGGCGAGTGAGACTGATCTCGTTCGAGAGATCGTGCCGGCCACAGACTGTGAGGCTGGTGTTACGGTGTGCTTCAAAGACGGGGAAGAGCGCACGGTGGACTTCTCCCGCATCGAGGGCCGCTTAGGCGGCTAAGGCATGCCCATTTATGAAACCAAATACTCTCTCTAAAAAGTTCTGTCTTCCGCTCGCCGTTCGTATCGTGGTCGCAGCGACTGGGGTTGCAGCCTTTCACGCTGCGCCAGCGGCGAGTGCGGAGCCTGTGGCAAACACGAATCCACCGGCACCGACAACGGCGGTGGATGAGGAGAAAGTAGCGTAGCTGCGTGCCGAGGCGGAAGCGTGGGCGAGTGTGGCAGGTTCGAAACACACGGAGGCCGAGCGCACGCTGCTGGCGAGGAGTCGCGCGACACTATTGGGCAACGTGACGGAAAGTCCGGCGTGGGCGCCGTACCGTGGTATTGTCCCATCGCCCAAGGTTTATCGCGGGATATGGAACTGGGACGCGGCATTTCACGCGGTCGGGGTCGCTCATTGGGACGCGAAGCTCGCGCACGAGTAGATGGACATCATCCTGGACCGCCAGCTCGAGAATGGGATGCTGCCCGATGTTCTCCATCAGAACGGGAAGTTGAATAGCGAATACGGAAAGCCGCCGGTCATGGCATGGGCGGTGGCTGTGGTCGACCGGCGATCGCCCGACGACGCGTATATTGCGCGCGTTTATCCGAAGCTGGTGCGACTGGGACAATTTTGGGATCAGGAGCGCGGAGGGAAGAGCGACGGACTTTATTTCTACGCGGGCGGTCACCCGGGCAACGAGTCGGGCTGGGACAACTCCGTACGCTGGGATGGCGGGTACCAGCTTTCCAAGAGCGACGAGAAGCGGCTGTGGGCTATCGATCTGAAATGCTATCTCTACGCGCATTTTCGCGCGCTGAGTTATCTCGCGACACGGTTGAATCGTGAGTCAGAGGCAGCCGGATGGAGCGAACGGGCGGAGAAACTTGCGCGGCAGATCAACGATCAGCTTTGGGACGAAGAGAAAGGATTTTATGTGGATCGGGATCGTGTGATTGGAGCCCCGAGTCAGGTCCTTTCCCCGGCGGGTTTCATGCCGTTGTTTGCAGGGATCGCGCCGAAAGACCGAGCGGCGCGGGTTGCGGCTGCCGCAGCTAATCCAGAAAAGTTTTTTCCCGGTATGCCCACGGCGGCGTACGACACGCCGGGCTACGACAGTCGGGCGATGTGGCGTGGGCCGGCCTGGCTGAACACGTCTTTTTTCGCGCTTAAGGGACTGCGCGACTACGGCTACACGGAGGTGGCTGACGCGATGCGGGCGAAGCTGCTTGGGTGGGTTGCCGCGGAGCCGGAGCTCTTGCGGGAGTATTACGATTCAAAGACGGGCGAGGGACTCGGGGCGCGGCGCTTTGCGTGGACCGGCGTGTTTGCGATAGCGTTCGTCCTCGATTGGGAAAACGACCACCTGACGTGGCTTTTCCCTCGGACGAACAACGTGAATGGCGGAAGCGATTAACAGGTTTAACCGCGTGTGGATTGAGGGTGCGGTGTCCGGCTGAGACTGGTCGATACCGCCCATACCCCCAACATGGCCATCGCGTCTCCTGTTGCATCCATTCCGTTCGCCGCCAGTCGTCCCGCTCATCCACAAGCGTGGAGCGCGCTGACGTTGCTGTGGTTCGCGTTTTTTCTGAATCAGGCGGACCGCCAGATTTTGCCCGGAGTGTTGCCGCTGGTGAAAGCGGAGTTCGGTCTGGATTCGGGACAGCTGGGATTGCTCAACTCCGTGTTTCACTGGGTCTACGCGGCGTTGGTGCCAATTGCGGGATGGCTGGCGGACCGGCGCAGCCGGCGACGCGTGATCATTGTGGCGTTGGTCGCGTGGAGTGTGACGACGGGATTGTCGGGCATTGCGGGGAGTTTTTTGTTTCTCGTGCTCATGCGCGCGGCGACGGGGGCGGGGGAGGCGTGTTATTTTCCGGCGGCGGCTTCGCTGCTGACGGATTTGCATGCGCCGAAACGCACGGGGCTGGTGCTCTCGATCCATCAGTCGGCGAACTACGTCGGTGTGGCGGGCGCGGGCTGGCTCGCGGGGTGGGTGGGCGAGACGTATGGCTGGCATCAGGCGTTTTATGGATTTGGTGCGGCGGGTGTGTTCGTGGCGGCGCTGCTGGCGTGGCGGCTGCCGGATGCGCCGCGAAGTGGAGGGGTGGCGGAGAGCGCGATCCCGTTGCGCGAGCGCGTGTGCGCGGTACTGCGGGTGCCCAGTTTTTATTGGTTGATGAGCGCGTTTCTCGGAATGCTGCTCGTCAACACGGCTTATCTCGCGTGGATGCCGACCCTGTTGCACGAACGCTTCGGGCTGACGTTGTCGGCGGCGGGATTTCATGCGGCGATCTATCATCAGGCGGGAGCGCTGATCGGTGTCTTGCTCGGCGGGAAACTCTCCGATGCGTGGTTGAACCGCACGATTCTCGGGCGGCCGCTGACGCAGATCGTGGGACTGGTGCTGGGTATTCCGTTCATCGCGCTGCTCGGGCTGTCGGGTGATAAGATCGTCGTTTACGGAGCGCTGGGGCTTTTTGGGATTTGTCGCGGGCTTTTTGATTCCGCGCTGTTCACCTCGCTGTTCGCAGTGATGCCGACGCGTGTCCGTGGACTGGCTACGGGTTTGATGATCTCGCTCGCGTTTCTCGGCGGTGGCTTCGCGCCCTGGCTGGTGGGACTGCTGGCAAAATCGCAGGGACTGGGGGCGGCGCTGGCGTGGAGTGCGAGTGGCTACGCGCTCGGGGCGGTGTGTCTCGTGCTGGCCTGCTGCTTGAGTTATCGGAAAGATGCTGAACGGGCGCAGATCGCTTGAGGCCCCTGACGCTCGCCGAGTATTTATCACCCCATGGATAACGTCCCACGTGAACAGCCCCCGCACTCGTTCGACGAACACGTTGCGTCGTCGGAAGGGAGCGGCTGGCCGCGACGGGTCGGACTTTTTATCGCGGTGCTGCTGCTCGCGGCAATTGTCTGGACGCCCGCTTTTCCCGGGCTAACCGAGGGAGGTACGTGCGTGGCATTGCTCACGCTGCTCATGGGCGTGTTGTGGATCACGGAGGCGATTCCGATTCCGGCCACGGCGTTGCTACCGCTGGTGCTGCTGCCGCTGATGGGAATCGCGCCCATCAAGTCAGCGGCGATGCCCTACGCCGATCCGATCATCTTTCTTTTCATGGGAGGCTTCATGCTGGCGCTGGCCATGGAGCGGTGGAATTTGCACCGCCGGATCGCACTGACAATCATCGGTTCGGTCGGTACGAAGCCTCGCTCGTTGGTGCTCGGTTTTCTCTGCGCTGCTGCGTTTCTCAGCATGTGGACGAGCAATTCCGCAACCGCGATGATGCTCCTGCCCATCGGTGTAAGCGTTTATGGTCTCTTAAAAGCGGGAAAGCCCGGTGGTGAAATTGGCGCTGCGCTGATGCTCGCCATCGCCTACGGTGCGAACATAGGCGGCATGGGCACACTTATCGGCACACCGCCCAATGCGGTTCTTAAGGCCTACATGGAAAAGGCGCACGGGGTGGAAATAGGCTTCGGTCAGTGGATGCTTTTCGGCGTGCCGGTGGTCATCGTCTCGCTGCCGCTCGTTTATTGGATCCTTACTCGGTGGAGCTTTCTCGTAGAAAACACGGAGGTATCCGGCGTGCGGGAACGGCTGGCCGAGGAGCGCTCGAGGCTCGGTCGGATGAACTGGCCGGAGTGGGCGGTGACGGGGGCTTTTGTGGGAGCGGTTACCCTTTGGATCTCGCGCGAACTGTGGAAAGCGCCCGCGCCTAAAAGTCCGGATGCGCCGTGGCCCCTAGGCGCGCTCATCACCGATGAAGTGATCGCGATGGGCATGGCGCTGCTGCTTTTCTTCATCCCCGCAGGGCGAAGCCGGGGCGGCTTTGTGCTTGATTGGACATGCATGAAGAAAATGCCGTGGGATGTGCTCATTTTGTTCGGCGGCGGTCTCAGCCTGGCGGCTGCGATGGAGAAAACCGGGCTGGTGGCCGCGCTGGCGACCGCGCTCGAGGGATTGTCCGGCTGGCCGCCGATCGGTATCGTTTTCTTGGTGACGGCAGTGATGATCGTGGCCACGGCGCTCACGAGCAACACAGCCACCGCAACCGCCTTCCTGCCGGTGATCGGCGCGCTGGCCATTGGAGTGAACCAACCTCCGCTGCTGCTCTGCGTGCCGGTGGCCTTCGCGGCCAGCGCGGACTTTGCTTTGCCGGTGGGCACACCGCCCAATGCCATTGCTTATGGCTCAGGGCTGATCACGTTGCCGCGCATGTTACGCGCGGGGCTGCGTGTGGATCTGTTGTTTGCGCTGCTGTTACCATTGCTGATGTGGACGGTTGGTCGATGGGTGTTTGGCTTGTAGATCAACGGGACGACTTCGGCCGCGCCGCGTAATTTTTTATGAACACGACTGAACCGCTCTGCCGCTGGCATTTTCAGGAACCAACCGGTACCCCGCGCGTTTCCGAGGGGTGGCATCGCTACGAGCTGGTGGAACGCGAAGGACCGATCACCCGTGTTGAAGACGGCATTTGCGGGCGCTTCAGCATGGAGCTGCGCGAGGGACAGTGGCTGAACCTGCCACGCGCTGGCTGTGCCGGGCTGAATCTTCACGGCCCGCAGCCGTTCTCGGTCGTGGCCTGGGTGAAGCGCGCGCCGAAAAGTTTCAAGCAGTGCCAGGCGGTTGCTGGCATGTGGAACGAAACGGGTGAGACGCGGCAGTATTGTCTGTTCCTCGATCTGACGATCTGGGACAGCGCGGACTCGGTTTGCGGCCACGTCTCTGCGACGGGGAAGCCATCTCCAGGTTATGAATACTGCATGGAAGCCGGCATCGGCGCGAAGCCGGTGGCGCTCGGCGAGTGGCACCAGGTGGCGTTCACCTTCGATGGAAACTGGGTGCGCGTCTATCTCGATGGACGGCTCGATTACCGGCCCGGGCTCAGTCCTTATTTTTGGCCGCGCACGATCAATGAAGTCGGTGAGCGCGGCTCGGATTTCACGGTGGGCGCGGTGTACCGCTGGGGAGAGATGGGCAATTTCTTTGTCGGCCGTTTGGGCGGGCTGGCGGTGTACGACACGGCTCTGGACGAAGAAGCGATGAGGAGACTGCACGCGTCGCGGTCCTGTTGAGCAGCTGACCGCCTGTACGCGGGCACAAAAAAGCGGAGCTGTCATGGCTCCGCTTTTCCCCTAAGCCGAACAACCAATGAGTCAGATTGTTGCTGGCAAATTTGATGTACGAATACGGCGCGCGCGGATACGGCGCGTGAGTGCGAGGCAGAGGAGGGCGCCACCAGCCGTGAGCGCGTAGGTGGATGGCTCAGGTACTGCGGTGGGCACGGAGCCTGTGACGAAACGGTTGCCGTCGAGCTGAGCGGCGACGCCATCGAGCGTGATCTGGCTGAGTTTTTGAGCCGTGAATCCCGTACCGTTGGCAAAAAGCGATGCACCGGTGAGATCGCCGGTGAAGTTGATTGCACCGAACCAGTCGGGATTGTCGCCGGCCATTGCGAAATCGAACCACGCGCCGGAGCCGACATTGATGGTCAGTACCGCGCCAGAAGCGATTCCGAGAAGATTATTCAAGAGGAAGGTGCCGCTGCCGACATGCCACGTCTGGCTCGCGGTTACATTGAGCGCGACCTGGAAGTCGATGCCGCTGCCGAGATTGGAGATTCC from Nibricoccus aquaticus includes:
- a CDS encoding MGH1-like glycoside hydrolase domain-containing protein, with translation MDIILDRQLENGMLPDVLHQNGKLNSEYGKPPVMAWAVAVVDRRSPDDAYIARVYPKLVRLGQFWDQERGGKSDGLYFYAGGHPGNESGWDNSVRWDGGYQLSKSDEKRLWAIDLKCYLYAHFRALSYLATRLNRESEAAGWSERAEKLARQINDQLWDEEKGFYVDRDRVIGAPSQVLSPAGFMPLFAGIAPKDRAARVAAAAANPEKFFPGMPTAAYDTPGYDSRAMWRGPAWLNTSFFALKGLRDYGYTEVADAMRAKLLGWVAAEPELLREYYDSKTGEGLGARRFAWTGVFAIAFVLDWENDHLTWLFPRTNNVNGGSD
- a CDS encoding MFS transporter; its protein translation is MAIASPVASIPFAASRPAHPQAWSALTLLWFAFFLNQADRQILPGVLPLVKAEFGLDSGQLGLLNSVFHWVYAALVPIAGWLADRRSRRRVIIVALVAWSVTTGLSGIAGSFLFLVLMRAATGAGEACYFPAAASLLTDLHAPKRTGLVLSIHQSANYVGVAGAGWLAGWVGETYGWHQAFYGFGAAGVFVAALLAWRLPDAPRSGGVAESAIPLRERVCAVLRVPSFYWLMSAFLGMLLVNTAYLAWMPTLLHERFGLTLSAAGFHAAIYHQAGALIGVLLGGKLSDAWLNRTILGRPLTQIVGLVLGIPFIALLGLSGDKIVVYGALGLFGICRGLFDSALFTSLFAVMPTRVRGLATGLMISLAFLGGGFAPWLVGLLAKSQGLGAALAWSASGYALGAVCLVLACCLSYRKDAERAQIA
- a CDS encoding SLC13 family permease; this translates as MDNVPREQPPHSFDEHVASSEGSGWPRRVGLFIAVLLLAAIVWTPAFPGLTEGGTCVALLTLLMGVLWITEAIPIPATALLPLVLLPLMGIAPIKSAAMPYADPIIFLFMGGFMLALAMERWNLHRRIALTIIGSVGTKPRSLVLGFLCAAAFLSMWTSNSATAMMLLPIGVSVYGLLKAGKPGGEIGAALMLAIAYGANIGGMGTLIGTPPNAVLKAYMEKAHGVEIGFGQWMLFGVPVVIVSLPLVYWILTRWSFLVENTEVSGVRERLAEERSRLGRMNWPEWAVTGAFVGAVTLWISRELWKAPAPKSPDAPWPLGALITDEVIAMGMALLLFFIPAGRSRGGFVLDWTCMKKMPWDVLILFGGGLSLAAAMEKTGLVAALATALEGLSGWPPIGIVFLVTAVMIVATALTSNTATATAFLPVIGALAIGVNQPPLLLCVPVAFAASADFALPVGTPPNAIAYGSGLITLPRMLRAGLRVDLLFALLLPLLMWTVGRWVFGL
- a CDS encoding LamG domain-containing protein, whose translation is MNTTEPLCRWHFQEPTGTPRVSEGWHRYELVEREGPITRVEDGICGRFSMELREGQWLNLPRAGCAGLNLHGPQPFSVVAWVKRAPKSFKQCQAVAGMWNETGETRQYCLFLDLTIWDSADSVCGHVSATGKPSPGYEYCMEAGIGAKPVALGEWHQVAFTFDGNWVRVYLDGRLDYRPGLSPYFWPRTINEVGERGSDFTVGAVYRWGEMGNFFVGRLGGLAVYDTALDEEAMRRLHASRSC
- a CDS encoding PEP-CTERM sorting domain-containing protein translates to MNIPRSLLFITGLAALPPLATAQLTWTNAGADYLFSNSANWAGNIVPNSGADLSLASSDFVGLDNGGDFLANSLTIQSGVSGAFLPAGAETLSLGSGGISNLGSGIDFQVALNVTASQTWHVGSGTFLLNNLLGIASGAVLTINVGSGAWFDFAMAGDNPDWFGAINFTGDLTGASLFANGTGFTAQKLSQITLDGVAAQLDGNRFVTGSVPTAVPEPSTYALTAGGALLCLALTRRIRARRIRTSNLPATI